The segment TGGAATATACCGCAATTAAACATGTTGGGTTGTGTTTCTGCTAGATATAGAAAAGTAGATGTTGAAGAAGTGTAGAAAAATCTTATTTGACTTAAAGTTAAGTGTAAGTTTTATAATGTGTTCATATTAGTACTTAATACATATTTACATAAAGGAACTATATGAATAAAAGTAAATTATTAAAAACAATTATAGCTATTGCAGCATTGGTTGTATTAGTCATAGTTGGCTATGTATATAAAGATGCTATACAGAGTCGTATAGCTAGAACAGCGGCTGTGGTGAGTGGTCAAGAGATAAAACCGCTCCTTAATTCTGAAGGCCGTTACATTCGACAAATTGTAGCTCAAGATAATAGCACAAGCCGTACTATTATGTGGCAATCAGATAGCAACGAAGCTGATGCGGTAATAGAGTATCGTCTTACAGGTTCTGAAAATACTCAATCGATAGGGGCAACGGATAAAGTTTTTACTGATGACGGCAGTACCACCTATATTCATGAGGGCACTTTGACAGGGTTAACACCTAATACTAAATATGAATATCGCGTTGGGTATGGCAGTGATCGCCGTAGTGATTGGTACTCCCTGGAAACGGCTGGTGCTAGTGTCTATGATGTGCTCATATATCCAGACTCTCAGTCGGGGGATTATTCTCAATGGGAAGAGATTGTAAAGGACTCAGCGCATCGCAATCCAAGGACAGCCCTGTATATTAGTATGGGTGACCTTGTAGATAATGGGGAACAAGACTATCAATGGCGCACCTGGTTAAATTCTATTAGACCGTTGAGTACTAATGTGCCGTTAGCAACGACCTTAGGCAACCATGAGATGTATACATTAGATTGGAAAATGCGTGAGCCTTATGCGTATTTGAATTACTTCGCAGTACCGCCTAATGGAAATGAAATTTTTAATCGTCGTTATTATTCCTATGACTTCGGTGATGTTCATTACGTTGTATTAGATACAATGTTATATGAAAGCAATCATGAGGATAACCATGATACGCATCATCCTGATTTATACGATGTACAGATTCAGTGGCTACGCCAAGATTTAGCAGCTAATACTAAAAAGTGGACCGTAGTTCTCATGCATCGGGATCCATTCCAATATGCCTTTGACCGCCCTGGCGCAAGTCGTGATGTAGGATTCAACGAAGAGGGCGTATTGTTTATGCCTATCTTTGATGAGTTTAATGTAGATTTAGTGTTGTCAGCTCATTTACATTCTTATCGTAATAGAGGCCATGTACGTAACTTTGATCGAGATGCTTCGGGGCCATTATATATTCTGACTGGTATTGCCGGGGATGCTCGCCGCCCTAAGTGGAAAGAACACCCTTTAGATGTATATGTGGCACCAAATCGAGATAAGAATAACTATATGACGATGACTGTTACACCGAATAAATTAATAGTAAAAGCTTTCTTACCAGATGGTACACAGTTAGATGAGTCGGTTATAGAGAAATAGAAGCACAAGAATATAAGAATATATAAGCAAAAGACACCTTACTTGGAAGGTGTCTTTTTTGTGTGTTTATACAAATAGTTTTCTCTGATTTATAGTTTAAATAGGTAAAGATATAAATGATAATTATATATTTATTAGATATTTTATATGCTAAATTAAGTTCATGTAAATTACAGTTCTAAGGACTATGATAAAAATTAATTCATAGTATAACAAATAAAAATACAGAAAATTTGTATAAAACTTGAATAAAACGACTGATAGTATTATAATACGTACATAGGTTATAAAAATACACTAATAATGTATAAAACATACATATAGTGTATAAAGGAGATGGAGTAATGAATACATTACAAGATTTGATCAAGAAATATGCCGCACAATATAAAGAACAAGTTGTAGCATGGCGTAGACATATTCATAGTCATCCAGAATTATCTGGTGAAGAAAAAAATACATCCTTATTTATTCAAAAGGTTCTTGGTGAATTAGGCATTCCTTTTGTAAATGATGTTTCTGATTATGCCGTTATCGGTAAAATCGAAGGAGCTCAACCTGGACCAGTCATTGCATTGCGTGCTGATATAGATGCCTTACCTATACATGAAACTACTGGATTGCCATTTGCATCAGAAAATGACGGCGTTATGCATGCTTGTGGTCATGATAGCCACATTGCAATTTTGCTTGGTGCAGCAGCCATTTTACAGTCTATTAAAGACCAATT is part of the Veillonella nakazawae genome and harbors:
- a CDS encoding fibronectin type III domain-containing protein, which translates into the protein MNKSKLLKTIIAIAALVVLVIVGYVYKDAIQSRIARTAAVVSGQEIKPLLNSEGRYIRQIVAQDNSTSRTIMWQSDSNEADAVIEYRLTGSENTQSIGATDKVFTDDGSTTYIHEGTLTGLTPNTKYEYRVGYGSDRRSDWYSLETAGASVYDVLIYPDSQSGDYSQWEEIVKDSAHRNPRTALYISMGDLVDNGEQDYQWRTWLNSIRPLSTNVPLATTLGNHEMYTLDWKMREPYAYLNYFAVPPNGNEIFNRRYYSYDFGDVHYVVLDTMLYESNHEDNHDTHHPDLYDVQIQWLRQDLAANTKKWTVVLMHRDPFQYAFDRPGASRDVGFNEEGVLFMPIFDEFNVDLVLSAHLHSYRNRGHVRNFDRDASGPLYILTGIAGDARRPKWKEHPLDVYVAPNRDKNNYMTMTVTPNKLIVKAFLPDGTQLDESVIEK